In the Euzebya rosea genome, one interval contains:
- a CDS encoding Dabb family protein gives MFNHMVMFRFPDDEVAAAVIERLHELADRLPQVEELIVGRDQLHSERSFDVGTLMRFADREAFEAYEVHPVHVEAATWIDDVATEAVAVDWLD, from the coding sequence ATGTTCAACCACATGGTCATGTTCAGGTTCCCCGACGACGAGGTTGCCGCGGCCGTCATCGAGCGCCTCCACGAGCTCGCGGACAGGCTCCCGCAGGTCGAGGAGCTGATCGTGGGCCGGGACCAGCTGCACTCCGAGCGGTCGTTCGATGTCGGCACGCTGATGCGGTTCGCCGATCGCGAGGCGTTCGAGGCCTACGAGGTCCACCCGGTCCATGTCGAGGCGGCGACCTGGATCGACGACGTCGCCACCGAAGCGGTCGCCGTGGACTGGCTCGACTGA